One stretch of Arachis duranensis cultivar V14167 chromosome 1, aradu.V14167.gnm2.J7QH, whole genome shotgun sequence DNA includes these proteins:
- the LOC107494048 gene encoding transcription factor MYB86-like → MGRHSCCVKQKLRKGLWSPEEDEKLFNHITRFGVGCWSSVPKLAGLQRCGKSCRLRWINYLRPDLKRGMFSQQEEDLIISLHEILGNRWAQIAAQLPGRTDNEIKNFWNSCLKKKLVKQGIDPATHKPLSTDDQKEEESCSKRIITTTENSKIQIPFSTALASSLNDSGYYAGDDNSNAITEASRDIFMTSNNNKPTFLDPLSSFYADFPHQPNNYHHLAPVTAVTNYCGGGFSSMPSLTNSDQGGHVSVTDQFMNSNKESSSNNSSSNMYTSVTGFSSSSPWDASAENITNKLVEPFFQFSAIKCEDLYKTSCSSWEEDQEHTHTNTASSSIHFSTYPLTSLSEDLTAANFDVFHHI, encoded by the exons ATGGGTCGCCATTCTTGCTGTGTAAAGCAGAAACTGAGGAAAGGTTTGTGGTCCCCTGAAGAAGATGAGAAGCTCTTCAATCACATAACAAGGTTCGGTGTCGGATGCTGGAGCTCCGTTCCAAAACTAGCTG GGCTGCAAAGATGTGGAAAGAGTTGCAGATTAAGATGGATAAACTATCTCAGGCCGGATTTAAAGAGAGGGATGTTCTCTCAGCAGGAGGAGGATCTTATAATCAGTCTCCATGAAATCCTTGGAAACAG GTGGGCTCAGATAGCAGCGCAGTTACCAGGAAGAACAGACAATGAGATAAAGAACTTCTGGAATTCAtgtctgaagaagaagctagtGAAGCAAGGAATTGACCCAGCCACACACAAGCCTCTATCAACTGATGatcaaaaagaagaagagagctGCAGCAAGAGAATCATCACGACGACAGAGAATTCCAAGATACAAATTCCATTCTCAACGGCCTTGGCCTCATCGCTGAACGATTCCGGTTACTACGCCGGCGATGATAACAGCAATGCCATAACGGAAGCTTCTAGAGACATTTTCATGACGAGTAACAATAATAAGCCAACATTTTTGGACCCTCTATCTTCATTCTATGCTGATTTTCCTCATCAGCCCAATAATTACCATCACCTAGCGCCGGTAACTGCCGTAACTAACTACTGTGGAGGAGGATTCTCTTCAATGCCGAGTCTAACCAATTCGGATCAAGGGGGACACGTGTCAGTCACAGATCAATTCATGAACAGCAACAAGGAGAGTTCAAGCAATAACAGCTCATCAAACATGTACACATCAGTAACAGGgttctcatcatcatcaccatggGACGCTAGCGCTGAAAATATTACTAACAAGCTTGTGGAACCGTTTTTTCAGTTTAGTGCTATAAAATGTGAGGATTTATACAAGACCAGTTGTTCTTCATGGGAAGAAGATCAAGAACACACTCACACTAatactgcttcttcttccatACATTTCAGTACCTATCCCTTAACCTCACTTTCAGAAGATCTAACCGCCGCTAATTTTGATGTCTTCCACCATATATGA